The sequence GGTTTTGAGCCTGAGCTCAGTATGGAGTTGGCCTTTTCGGATAAGGAAGACAGTGGGTGGAGGACATTTTGTtcgaggaggaggtgggggacatTGAATAATTAAAACTTGGTTTTAGACCTGTTAATTTTGAGGTTCTCTAAGACATTGAAATGGTGAGGCTGAGTAGGCAATTGGGTATATGACTCTAGAGTTCAGTTGAATAAAAGTATTACAAGTCTTGAAACTGGACAGTGTCACCAAGGGAGTGAGTGTAATCAGGAAAAGAGGAGTCCAAGGACTGAACTGAGAGCTGAAATGTTATGAGATCAGGAAGACAGAGTAAACATGCAAACAGTGAAGTGAGGTAGAAAGAAAACCAGGGGTGTGTGGTAGCCTATAGCCAAGTAACAGGCttcaagaaagagagggagcgagTGGTCACCTGACTCAGTGCTGCTGATGGGTCTAAAAGCACAAGGACTGAGAAATAAAAGCTGGATTTGGCGAAATGGAGTCATTGCTGACCCAGACAGAGAGGACAGTGATaaggatatttttcaaaagtggTTGACTAGAGTAGAAGATTGTGctgaaaaataatggaagaaagatCTGGATACTTAAAAGCTAGAAAATGGAACACTTTTCATGCCACATTGGAGTGTTTCATCTTTATTctatgacaaaattaaaaataaaagtatttgtgTGGAACACTGATAAAATAAGGCCAGTGTTGTCAAAGTTTACCCAATAGTAGTGAATTGGAGGATGGAGGTTCAGGGTGCAGTAAGGCCAGTTAGGAGTTTGTTACAAAAGTGAAGCTGATTTGGAGCGTGACAgccaagagagagggagtgaagagCTATAGGATGACTGGTAgcagaaaataagagaagacaCATGGCAAATGACCCTGAAGCTGCTAGAAAGGAGGATGGTGTGTGCCATCAGTCATCTCTCGGCTCCAAGGTAATACCCCCAGCTTTCCAAGTGAGCCATCCTTGGCAAGTCTGAGACCCAGCAATTATCCCTAGATGTGCATGATCTGAGGTAATGTTCAGAGATCGGGAATATTTGTGTAGACATTGCAAACTGTTACTGAATCTGGGATATGAAGGCTGGAGAAGGACACGTACTGAGTAGAGAGATCAGTTATAGTGAGTAAAGGAGTTATAGGAGTCCTGGGAGATTCTGTGATGGGGATATGATCTAGATTGCCTTTCACAGGTCAcatcagacagagggagaattCCCACAGGTAATACCATCATAAAGGAGAGGCAAGGACATTACGAAGAACTCTACCTTCCTTAGAGAAAGAAGATACATTGGCTAGATTTTAGAGGACGCCAATAAGATGTTGAGAATGAGAAAATCAAAATATGATGCATTTAGCATTTTTTCAAGTTGGTTTTATAGTTCTGCCCTAGAACACGTGAAAGTTATAGAAttttagaagaggaaaaggaTGTAAAGATAATTGAATCATTTACTGTCCTTTTGTAGGCAAAGAAATTGAGGTTCTAAGAGCTTTAGTACTGAAAGCTATTTATTGAACCCCTGCTATTTGAAAAGCACTGTGCAAGATTCTGAGAACACAAAGGTGACAAGAAATTGTGGAAGACTTTACAGGCGACATTAAGGATTTGGGTCTTTATAATAAAAGCCCTGGGAAACAAGTGAAATGTTTTCACAAAGAGGGGTGTGAGAAGCTGTGATGAGGTTTGGGGGCTCCAAAAGATCACTCTGGCAGCATTTCTGAGAATGGTTTGGAGAAGAACAAGATTGGATGGACTGGAGAGATGTTTAGGAAGTGACACTGATGGGACTTGGTTATGGACTGACTTTGGGAGTCAAAAAGAGAAGTATCAAGGTTAACTCTTAGGTTTCTGGAGTGGATTTTACTGAAagaattatgggtttattttttggACCTATATTACATTTTAGAACACTTTGAGACATCTAAGTAGAAACATCAAGAATGCAATGGAATATACAAGGTTAGGtataaataagaacataaaaagaGAGGATACAGACTGAGTAGAATGCCTCAGACAGTGCTCCAAAAATTTAAGTGACTAGCTAGGGGAGGAGCCTGTGAATAAGACCAAGAGAGAGTAAACAGAATTAGGAATCAAACCAGACTAGAAGTGTTAGGACAgtcaaggaaggagagaagaagagtaCAGCAGTTCTTTGGAGAGGTAAATAAGATAAAGACTGAAACTGTCTACTAGATTTATTTTTGCAGAGTGATGGGGGAAAACCAGAGAAGAGTGGGTTAAGGAATGAGTGGTAAGAGAGAGGATATAAAGTGGAGCATTTGACAACTCTTGACAGTGCTTTCAGTGAAGAGGGGGGAGAAATGGGAtggagggtgtgtgtgggtgtgtgtgtgagggagatcTGAACATGTTTAAAATGATTCAGTTGAGGAGAGATTGTACGTGACTTCtcaactgaagagaaaaaagatccTAAGGGATAGAATTCGGAAATATTGGGGGGAGAGGCCTTAGAGAAGAGAGATAGTTGGATTGAGAAGAGGGCACATAGATGTAAGCAGGTTTTTACGTTTGATGGTTGAAGAAACAAATGATGGGGGGTGGGAAACAAGAGTCTGTTCGTGAATGAAGGAGTGTAAATAAAGGCAGATATCAGTACTGGTCCTAAACAAGCACCAGGTTCTTAATATAATCTATGTTGTACCTTAAATATAACTAAGTATACCATAGGATATTTAATATAAGAACCTTATAAATAACAAAGAGAAGAAGTACTTCTAAATTTCTAGATAATAATGCATTTTTCTGAGTACTAGTCAGAGGATTGAGATATTcttgaaagagaacacaaaatatatttcattttagacAGATCTGAGAAAAAGACGTTTGGAGAAAAAGTTTCACACTGTACTTGTGTGATGAGAGGTTCTAAACTCTTAGTAATGTCTCAGGAAAGGGACCTGAGAGTTATTGTACACACTTTCCTAGGAATGTTGGACATAATGGATATTTTGGCAAAAAGACCAACTAAATACATCCCAGAAAGAAGCCAGGACAGGAAAAATCAAGCAGCTTCCTTGCGGTCTCAAATCTATATATTAACACCCAAGTGCATCTGCGTACAGTATGTTTTGTCCAGATAGGACCCCTCAGGAGAAAACAGCAGAGTAAGAACCTGTTTAAAGAAGGGATAAGTAAGATGATGACAGGGAGATCCATAAACTTGTAAGAACAGACAGGCCAGACCTGCATTCATCTGTGCATAgtcagaaagaacagagaggggacaaaattaaagtctttaaaatcaaAGGGAGAATGAAAGGAGAGACAGCCCTAGTTTCCAGACATTAGATTTAAGGCAACCTCTTGAAGAATAAAATAGGTCAAATATTTAGgccaattaaaaagaaataaagttttagaCTTATTTCTCTGGAAGTAAGTCTGGGAGCTGAGCTCTGTTTGTGAATGACTAAAGCATATGGGATTTAATTTAGGCAGGAAGGATGCTGTCATCCTAACCCGCCTGGCCTCATGTTTCCCAGTCAAACCAACTTAACGTTCTTGGACATCCAGCCTTGGTCCTGGTCCACGGGGCTCAGACCTGGAAATGCCAGAAGTCAGAGAACATCCAAGAATAAAAGACAGTCAGCCTCCTTATAACCAGGCCAGAGCTCTCTCCTTGCCCGGTCAGTCTGACAATCTTAACAGTCCTAACACCTTCCTACTTATACCTTTCCCCAAAGTCCTCCCCTCAGGTTTAGAGCAACCCTGATACTGAGCCTGGTCCTCATGACCCATCTGCCCCAGACTAGTTTCTGTGGATGCTGATATAAGGGCTCTAACAGCCTGAGTCCCTGCGCTTCACCGCTGCTCATCGGCCTGGTTATGGGCATGTGAAGCCAAACAGCTGTGAAGGGTTGAGCCTTGGGAGTATCTCATAACATCCCGCTGACTTTCCAAGTTCCCTGTTGGAAAAGAAATTTGCCCTTGGCCCCAGCTGCACCAGCCTTTCCCACTTGGTTCTAGACTGATCTTGATTCTGCTATTGTCTTATCCTCGCAGAAAGTTGAGGAAGCGAGCGGCCAAAGCCTCGGCCCGACGCCCCAAGCCCCTTGGAAGGTAATGGGGCAAGAGCCCCGGGACCTCCTGTTTGCCCCTGTGGCCCCAGgaggtggatggatggaaggcAGCCTATCCATGTCCATCCCAGAACCCAAGCTGATGAATTAGGGATGTAACCGCAAAATGGTCAttccagggggtggggaagcaggcatGGGGATGGGCAAGCTTTGATCTTAGGGTGCACAGGGAGGAAATAATGTAGCAATAGTTGAGGAGAAGCCTCCTCATTGTTATACTTCCCCCAAATAACTTGGACTCCGGCCCCAGCTGCCTGCATGCTTCCTGCCCCCTACTCTTCACCCCCACCCCTTAATTCACCCacattccccttctctctcctcccattaCCTCTtatcccctctcccctcacctctgGACAGACTAGGTTTCCCCTCACTGTTGTGGAATCCACACAGCAACCGGAGTTAATAAAATGGAGTTCAGTGATGTGTAGCCATCAGTGTGTGTGGGAAATCTGGCCCCCTTCACTTTACTCCTTCTTATGCTCTGCATTGAGGGTCCTTCCTGGGCCACATACCTAACCACTACCTCCACtaacttctttctccttttttcagaCAAATCACCAAGCTTAAAGTCAAACCCAAACCCCGAGTGGGCAGGGGATCAATCAAGAGGTAAATGAAGTTCAGGTGGGGTGTGAGGCCAGGGAGCGCACAGAGTGACGATGAGTCAGGGCGATGGGGCTGTGGTCAGGAAGGGGTCCAAGAGGCCCCGACCAAGATGTGGAGGAGAGGCAGTAGCTATTGCAAACCACCTTCCAGATGATTTACTGAAATGTAAAGTGATGCTGGCCCTTATGTAGGTTTCTGGGAAATTAGGCTTGTCACAGGATTTTTGCAAGACTTGATAGTTCATCTACTGACTACCCTTGTCCCACatgcttatttttcttcccccagtgAATTCTAGCAGATCCTCTGGCACTTCTGTCCTTCAGATGCCATACCTGTGTCTCCCTCAAGTTCAGTTTGCCTAAGGGATCAATGTTCCCAGCTTACCtttatttgattgattttttaaaagtaggtgcTACCAGCTTGGAGGTGAGACTTGGGGCCCCCTCTGGAACCTTTGCCAGGGATGGGTTCAGATTATAGTTCTTGTGTCTCTGGCCCAGTTGACACAGTTAGGCTCCCTGTTCCCTAATTTTCTCCTGGGTTCCTTTGGAATTCAAGGGAGTGAATACCCTTCAGTAGGCTTCCAAAGGCCATTTGCACATGATAAATCTCCCTGATAACTTCTTCAGAAGTGGCTGAAGACACAGAGAATCTATCCCTTTCTTccatcccctcctctcttctgcaCATTCTAGCATCACCCAGTAGTCCCCTGGGGGCCCTCCTTCCTCAGCTCCTCCTTCTGGTGGCTTCAAAGGAGCTCGGAATTTGGGGGTGTTCTTGTAATGCCTTCTAGCTAAGGGtcctctgtgcccaacatggccATGCTCTGATCTTCCCTGAACCCCAAATTCAAGTGCACACTGCTGATTTTACTGTGTTCcttgtggggaaaggggaggaggaagttTAGaagagtgagatttttttttcctgtggcctctttggcttttattttcagCCACACAGGACTTTGGGAGAGTACCTGATGTGTCTGAGCTTCAGAATCCACTGATCCTGAGCCTCCAAAGGTATTCCATAAAGTCTCCAGGCTTCCTTTGTCTGTTGTATGTATgaacttttcctcttctctgcatCTCCTAGCCAATAACTTCACGTCGTCAGATTCCTTCCTCTGACATCAAGCGATGGGCACGTTACTACATAACTCATCGCCAAGCCAGCCTCATAGGCCCACTTCACCACTACGAGCCCTCCTCTCTAGACACTGCTCTCATCACGTGGCCCGCTGCCATCTTTTATTCTGTGTCAATAAACAAGCCCCCTCCATCTCCCAAGGCATCTCTCCAAAGTGCTCCTAAGTTTTAATGTCTCTAGTTTAATCCCACTTTCATGCTTGGGTGGCTAAGGAACCTTCTTTCTGTTACATTTAAATTGCAGAACCATAGATGACCTTATTaaagctcagctcaggtctggagaGATCTCTACCATTCTGTTGTGCATATTCTCCTTCTCTGGTCATGTGGTCTCTAACTTTTGTCTGTCTTACATTTCTACATCTTCATTCCCACATATACCAGCCCCAGTCCTTCTGGTATATTCCTCTCATAACTACCCATCAAATTCTGGCCTGGAAGACCCTCTGGCCTCAGAGAAGCCATATAGACCCAAGACTTACTCACTCCTTTGCATCCTGACCCTGATTCCATTCTCTTAGCCTCAGCATAATGGAAGGCTCTGTGCTCCCATGGGCTCTTTAAGCCTCCTGTTTGTGTCAGCCACTATGTCCTGCCCATCTCTTCCAGCTGGGCAGTCCtggcttcccactctctctgcccagcagccTCAACCCCAGCCTCCGTTAGGGCCAGCAACTTAGAGACATTCGGAGCAAGGTTTCTGTCAGGTAATTCAAGACTAGCTGTCCTGTCCAGAGGGGACTTTGGCCGCTGGTCCCCAAGAACCCTCCTGTCTGGGTAACCTGGGCTTTTTCAGCCTGGAAACTTgccctttccctttgtctctaTGGAGGGAAATgcagcagagaagagggaagaagaagggatGAAATGATCACGAAAGGTTGGGGGATGGCGGAGGCatggagggaggagggctgggggcagagagggaggagcattGTTTTACCCTGTTGCACCCACTCCTGTCCCCCCAGGCTGCTGGCCCAGCGGCAGCAACACTCCTTTGGTCTGCATGGGGTGGCGTGCGTGGGCACCGaggcccacctctccctctgctccttggagTTCTATCGTGCCAATGACaccaccaggtgccctgggggGGCCCCTGCGGTGGtgagctgtgtgccaggccctctcTACGCAGCGTCCAGTGGCCAGAAGAAGCAACAACAGTCGAAGCCTCAGGGGGAGGTGTGTGACAGTGACTCTAACCTTCCCCACCCCAGGTGGAGGTCCCCACAGCCTAGCCACCCCCTGACCAAGCACAGCCCTGACCTTTGAGGACAGAGAGGAACCTCTCTCCAGGGGGTGGGCCACAGACCTGagaccaccccctccctcccacagaaTCTCACTCATCTCCCAGGTCCACTTAGCCCTCTCTGTGCTGTTTCCATTCACTGCTTTTGGGCACGTCTCTCTCCTCCATAGACCCGAGTGCGTCTAAAGGGTGGGGCCCACCCTGGAGAGGGCCGGGTGGAAGTCCTGAAGGCCAGCACGTGGGGCACAGTCTGTGACCGCAAGTGGGACCTGCAGGCAGCCAGCGTGGTGTGTCGGGAGCTGGGCTTCGGGAGTGCTCGAGAGGCTCTGAGTGGTGCCCGCATGGGGCAGGGTGAGGGGGATGAAGATGggtggaagagggaaggagaaggtaCACACTCTCCTGGGAGGCACATCCCTTGGGAAGGAGACCCCGAGGCAGACAATGAAGGTCCAGTTATAACCTCCTGATCTTTGACCTCTCACCCTAGGTATGGGTGCCATTCACTTAAGTGAAGTTCGATGCTCTGGACAGGAACCGTCCCTCTGGAAGTGCCCCCACAAGAACATCACAGCCGAGGACTGTTCCCACAGCCGGGATGCCGGAGTCAGATGCAACCTGCCCTACACTGGGGTAGAGACCAAGGTCAGCTTTCTTTCCAGTTCGGTTCAGGGATCTTGCGTCCTCTCCAGTCCTGGTCATGATCTGCAGCCTGACAGCTTCCCAGCTCACTGTCCCAGGCCCTCGCCACCTGGCAGCTCCCACCCAACACCCCCACTCACCAGCCCACATGTGCCTCTGAATCACTCATCAGCCACACGCCTGCTATGGACTCCCTTTACCCTCCCCAAAAGCTTACCCAGAACTGCCATTCTGTGTCACTACAGATCCGACTCAGTGGGGGCCGCAGCCGACATGAGGGGCGAGTGGAGGTGCAAATAGGGGAAGCTGGGTCCCTTCGCTGGGGCCTCATCTGTGGGGATGACTGGGGGACACTGGAGGCCATGGTGGTCTGTAGGCAACTTGGACTGGGCTATGCCAACCATGGCCTACAGGTGAGTGAGGAGAGGGAAACCAAGGCCATTGCCTCCAAAGCCTGTGTTTGGGGCAGAGGACTGTGGAAATGAGTCCCTTGGCCCAAGAAGCTGGACAGCAGGGCCTCACAGAAACACCAACATATGTTCCCAGGAGACCTGGTACTGGGACTCAGGGAATACCACAGAGGTGGTGATGAGTGGAGTGCGCTGCACAGGGTCTGAGCTGTCCCTGGACCAGTGTGCTCATCATGGCACCCACATTGCCTGCAAGAGAACGGGAACCCGCTTCACTGCTGGAGTCATCTGTTCTGAGAGTGAGTGAGGCCAGGGAAGGGAGGCTCGGGGCCACCCCCTTCGAGAGAAAAAGACGGCTCAAAACTGAAGGGGTACTCCTTGTCTGTGAGAAACCAGCCTCTCGCCCTCCATAGGGGGAGGAGAAGCACCCCcatctgtcccccccccccccccccccccctccactgcTGCCCCAGCAGTGACCTCCCgcactctgcttccttccttggGCTAGCTGCGTCAGACCTACTACTGCACTCGGCCCTGGTGCAAGAGACGGCCTACATCGAGGACCGGCCCCTGCACATGCTCTACTGCGCCGCGGAGGAGAACTGCCTGGCCCGTTCAGCCCGCTCAGCCCCCTGGCCCTATGGCCACAGGCGTCTCCTCCGGTTCTCCTCCCAGATCCACAACCTGGGACGAGCTGACTTCAGGCCCAAGGCTGGACGCCACTCCTGGGTGTGGCACGAGTGTCATGGGTGAGCGGTGCAAGCAGAAGGGCAAGGTCCCTGGTGAGGGGACAAGCTTGCTGGGGTAGGGAAGGCAACAGGGGTCCCTTTGTCCCCACAGGCACTACCACAGCATGGACATCTTCACTCACTATGATATCCTGACCCCCAATGGCACCAAGGTGGCTGAGGGCCACAAAGCTAGCTTCTGTCTAGAAGACACTGAATGTCAGGAGGGTGAGTCGTCGGGCCTTGAGCAGACGTCGGTATCTCCATCCCACAGCCGTGCCTCACACTGACATGTGCCAATCCCTCTCAGATGTTGCCAAGAGGTATGAGTGTGCCAACTTTGGAGAGCAGGGCATTACCGTGGGCTGCTGGGATCTGTACCGGCATGACATCGACTGCCAGTGGATTGACATCACAGATGTGAGGCCAGGAAACTACATTCTGCAGGTGCCAGGGACCTGAGTTCCAGCTGCCAAGGGGGAGGGATATTTGTTAAAGATACCCTGGGATCTGAGGAACGCAATGGGTTATGCTGCCTTTCCCCCACTCACAGGTGGTCATCAACCCCAATTTTGAAGTAGCAGAAAGCGACTTCACCAACAATGCGATGAAATGTAACTGCAAATACGACGGGCACCGCATCTGGGTGCACAACTGCCACATTGGTATCTGGTGGGAAGAGGAGCCCAGAGAGGCTGGGCAATGGGAGGGAAAGACCATCATTCCCGTCTGCCTACATGGGTTCTGTGTCTTCCCACCTGCCTATGGAtctcccagcctctctgcttCTACCCACCCTTCCCCACAGAAGGTCTGTTTCCCCACCTAAGCCACCCATTCACCTTATAGGTGATGCCTTCAGTGAAGAGGCCAACCGGAGGTTTGAGCGCTACCCCGGCCAGACCAGCAACCAGATCGTCTAAGGTGCCGCCACCCTCCTCCACAAACCACCACTGGCCCCTAAGAGCAGGGGTTTGAGGCTGCTATTACCTCAGGAGCTTACCAAGAAACCCCTGACGTCAGCAGACCTGCCGCACTCATCCAGTGTGTGCTATGGATGTGGAACTCTCAAGCCGAGGTTATCACCCTCCTTCCCAGGCCAGCTGCCGGATCTGTGGCCAGGCGTGGGGAATTTTTGCTCCCGGGCCCAGCACCGAGCCAAGCACACAACAAAGAGCAGCACCTGATTAACTGCCCAGAACAACAGACAGCAGCAGCTGGTTTTCTTGCATAGGGAGGTCAGAAGGGTCA comes from Mustela nigripes isolate SB6536 chromosome 7, MUSNIG.SB6536, whole genome shotgun sequence and encodes:
- the LOXL3 gene encoding lysyl oxidase homolog 3 isoform X3, whose product is MRPVSIRQWSPWGLLLCLLCCSCLGAPSPSTAPEKRPGSQGLRFRLAGFPRKPFEGRVEIQRAGEWGTICDDDFTLQAAHVLCRELGFTEATGWTHSAKYGPGTGRIWLDNLSCSGTEQSVTECASRGWGNSDCTHDEDAGVICKDQRLPGFSDSNVIEVEQHLQVEEVRLRPVVGRGRRPLPVTEGLVEVRLPDGWFQVCDKGWSAHNSHVVCGMLGFPSEKRVNTAFYRLLAQRQQHSFGLHGVACVGTEAHLSLCSLEFYRANDTTRCPGGAPAVVSCVPGPLYAASSGQKKQQQSKPQGETRVRLKGGAHPGEGRVEVLKASTWGTVCDRKWDLQAASVVCRELGFGSAREALSGARMGQGMGAIHLSEVRCSGQEPSLWKCPHKNITAEDCSHSRDAGVRCNLPYTGVETKIRLSGGRSRHEGRVEVQIGEAGSLRWGLICGDDWGTLEAMVVCRQLGLGYANHGLQETWYWDSGNTTEVVMSGVRCTGSELSLDQCAHHGTHIACKRTGTRFTAGVICSETASDLLLHSALVQETAYIEDRPLHMLYCAAEENCLARSARSAPWPYGHRRLLRFSSQIHNLGRADFRPKAGRHSWVWHECHGHYHSMDIFTHYDILTPNGTKVAEGHKASFCLEDTECQEDVAKRYECANFGEQGITVGCWDLYRHDIDCQWIDITDVRPGNYILQVVINPNFEVAESDFTNNAMKCNCKYDGHRIWVHNCHIGDAFSEEANRRFERYPGQTSNQIV
- the LOXL3 gene encoding lysyl oxidase homolog 3 isoform X2, producing the protein MRPVSIRQWSPWGLLLCLLCCSCLGAPSPSTAPEKRPGSQGLRFRLAGFPRKPFEGRVEIQRAGEWGTICDDDFTLQAAHVLCRELGFTEATGWTHSAKYGPGTGRIWLDNLSCSGTEQSVTECASRGWGNSDCTHDEDAGVICKDQRLPGFSDSNVIEVEQHLQVEEVRLRPVVGRGRRPLPVTEGLVEVRLPDGWFQVCDKGWSAHNSHVVCGMLGFPSEKRVNTAFYRQITKLKVKPKPRVGRGSIKRLLAQRQQHSFGLHGVACVGTEAHLSLCSLEFYRANDTTRCPGGAPAVVSCVPGPLYAASSGQKKQQQSKPQGETRVRLKGGAHPGEGRVEVLKASTWGTVCDRKWDLQAASVVCRELGFGSAREALSGARMGQGMGAIHLSEVRCSGQEPSLWKCPHKNITAEDCSHSRDAGVRCNLPYTGVETKIRLSGGRSRHEGRVEVQIGEAGSLRWGLICGDDWGTLEAMVVCRQLGLGYANHGLQETWYWDSGNTTEVVMSGVRCTGSELSLDQCAHHGTHIACKRTGTRFTAGVICSETASDLLLHSALVQETAYIEDRPLHMLYCAAEENCLARSARSAPWPYGHRRLLRFSSQIHNLGRADFRPKAGRHSWVWHECHGHYHSMDIFTHYDILTPNGTKVAEGHKASFCLEDTECQEDVAKRYECANFGEQGITVGCWDLYRHDIDCQWIDITDVRPGNYILQVVINPNFEVAESDFTNNAMKCNCKYDGHRIWVHNCHIGDAFSEEANRRFERYPGQTSNQIV
- the LOXL3 gene encoding lysyl oxidase homolog 3 isoform X1, coding for MRPVSIRQWSPWGLLLCLLCCSCLGAPSPSTAPEKRPGSQGLRFRLAGFPRKPFEGRVEIQRAGEWGTICDDDFTLQAAHVLCRELGFTEATGWTHSAKYGPGTGRIWLDNLSCSGTEQSVTECASRGWGNSDCTHDEDAGVICKDQRLPGFSDSNVIEVEQHLQVEEVRLRPVVGRGRRPLPVTEGLVEVRLPDGWFQVCDKGWSAHNSHVVCGMLGFPSEKRVNTAFYRKLRKRAAKASARRPKPLGRQITKLKVKPKPRVGRGSIKRLLAQRQQHSFGLHGVACVGTEAHLSLCSLEFYRANDTTRCPGGAPAVVSCVPGPLYAASSGQKKQQQSKPQGETRVRLKGGAHPGEGRVEVLKASTWGTVCDRKWDLQAASVVCRELGFGSAREALSGARMGQGMGAIHLSEVRCSGQEPSLWKCPHKNITAEDCSHSRDAGVRCNLPYTGVETKIRLSGGRSRHEGRVEVQIGEAGSLRWGLICGDDWGTLEAMVVCRQLGLGYANHGLQETWYWDSGNTTEVVMSGVRCTGSELSLDQCAHHGTHIACKRTGTRFTAGVICSETASDLLLHSALVQETAYIEDRPLHMLYCAAEENCLARSARSAPWPYGHRRLLRFSSQIHNLGRADFRPKAGRHSWVWHECHGHYHSMDIFTHYDILTPNGTKVAEGHKASFCLEDTECQEDVAKRYECANFGEQGITVGCWDLYRHDIDCQWIDITDVRPGNYILQVVINPNFEVAESDFTNNAMKCNCKYDGHRIWVHNCHIGDAFSEEANRRFERYPGQTSNQIV
- the LOXL3 gene encoding lysyl oxidase homolog 3 isoform X5 translates to MGAIHLSEVRCSGQEPSLWKCPHKNITAEDCSHSRDAGVRCNLPYTGVETKIRLSGGRSRHEGRVEVQIGEAGSLRWGLICGDDWGTLEAMVVCRQLGLGYANHGLQETWYWDSGNTTEVVMSGVRCTGSELSLDQCAHHGTHIACKRTGTRFTAGVICSETASDLLLHSALVQETAYIEDRPLHMLYCAAEENCLARSARSAPWPYGHRRLLRFSSQIHNLGRADFRPKAGRHSWVWHECHGHYHSMDIFTHYDILTPNGTKVAEGHKASFCLEDTECQEDVAKRYECANFGEQGITVGCWDLYRHDIDCQWIDITDVRPGNYILQVVINPNFEVAESDFTNNAMKCNCKYDGHRIWVHNCHIGDAFSEEANRRFERYPGQTSNQIV
- the LOXL3 gene encoding lysyl oxidase homolog 3 isoform X4 — encoded protein: MGQGMGAIHLSEVRCSGQEPSLWKCPHKNITAEDCSHSRDAGVRCNLPYTGVETKIRLSGGRSRHEGRVEVQIGEAGSLRWGLICGDDWGTLEAMVVCRQLGLGYANHGLQETWYWDSGNTTEVVMSGVRCTGSELSLDQCAHHGTHIACKRTGTRFTAGVICSETASDLLLHSALVQETAYIEDRPLHMLYCAAEENCLARSARSAPWPYGHRRLLRFSSQIHNLGRADFRPKAGRHSWVWHECHGHYHSMDIFTHYDILTPNGTKVAEGHKASFCLEDTECQEDVAKRYECANFGEQGITVGCWDLYRHDIDCQWIDITDVRPGNYILQVVINPNFEVAESDFTNNAMKCNCKYDGHRIWVHNCHIGDAFSEEANRRFERYPGQTSNQIV